DNA from Leptolyngbya iicbica LK:
TTGGCATCTTTCGCCAAGCGTTCGAGGACGTCAGAACCTATGTGGAACAAACCATTACTGGTGTGATGGATTCTCTCCCCGGTGAGCTGGATGGGGTCATCCACAAGGCCGTTGGCGATCTGGGTCTGGTTGATCCGAATCTCGTCCGCTCTGAGATCGCCGAAGAGCTATCTGCCACTTTGACCGGGGACTTGTCCCAGTCCGATACCGTTCAAGCCGCCGCCGAAACCGCCAACGAGATTGACCGCCAGCTCACCCGCGCTCAAGTGGATGCGGTGTTAAGTCAGTCAGGCCAAGCCGCGACCCGCGACAAAATCACCTGGATGGAAAACACTATCGGCCAGGTGCAACAGCACGCGGATTCAGCTCAGGTGGCGGTCTCCACCCAAGATGCGATCAAGGCGATGGCGCAACAAAATGCCCGGCAATCAGAAGTCTTGGGCGCAGTGCAGTCGGAACTGCTGCAGTCCCGGCAGGATACGCAGCTGACCAATCTCAACCTGGCCAACATTTCGCAAAACCTGGATCAGGAAGCCCGCGCTCGCCGCCTGCAGGAGTTGGGCAGTGCGCTGGATACGCTGCAAATCAGCAGCCAAGCCCGCTTGTTCTAGAAGTCAGATCATAACCATGCTTTTCCTCTGGTCCTCTCTCCCCATCGCTCAAGTTCCGCGTGATACCGCCGACATCATTGAAGGCGGGCAAATCGCGTCGGAGGCGGTGGCCGAAAGCTGGAATCAGCTGTGGGATAGCGTCTTGCAAGGCGGGCTGTACTTTGCACTGGCGCGAGTCGGTGTTCTCTTTGCCGTAGCAACTTTGCTATTTTTCCTGACCCAGTGGACTCGGCAGATGGTGGAAGGGGACAGTCAACGGGCCTATGCCGACTTTATCTGGCCGCTGTTGGTGATTATCTTGCTGTCTAACAATGGCGAGCGGCTGGCGGCGATCACCTTGGATATCCGCAACTACATCAACCAGGTCAATCAAGACGTGTTGACCTACACCGCTGCCGATATCGAGCTGCAAGAGGCCTATCAAACCGCAGTTTTAGAAGGTTCGGTGGAGCAGACCATCATTCAGCGGCGCAATCAGTGCTACGAACTCCAGAATCCAGAGGAGCGAGCGAACTGCATTGAACTGGCGGCCATTGAGGCACGGGAATTCATTGAGGACTACCGAGCCAGAACCGGCAATCCCAATGCCTTATCGCGCGCCTGGGAAGCAGCTCAAGCGGGAGACAACCCCCTGGACTCCGGTTTACGGTTCGGCGGAGCGCTGATGGGCTCTGGTTTTCAGACCGTGACGCGAGGCATTTTGATGGCGTTGCATATCGCGTTTCAGTGGCTGATTGAAGCCTCCATGCTGCTCACGGCCACCCTTGGCCCGTTGGCGGTGGGTGGGTCATTGCTGCCGGTGGGAGCGAAACCGCTCTTTGCCTGGTTGACCGGCTTCTTTTCCCTCGCGGTGGCCAAGCTTAGCTTCAATATTCTCTCCGGGCTGGTCTCGCTAGCGGTGCTGAATGCGGGAGATGCCCATCCCCTGATTGCGCCCTTCTTTCTGGGGTTACTCGCTCCCATTCTTTCACTCGCTCTTGCCTCTGGTGGCGGCATGACGGTGTTTGGAGCCCTGACCAGTGCGGCGGGTGTGATTGCCGGAACCGGGGCGATGGGCGGCATTGCTCGTACTCCCGGTTACTCCGCTCGCCGCCGCGCTTACCGGATGCGCCGCTGAACTCACTCAACAGGAAACCGCTCATGGTGCAGTTAATCGAGAAACGCAACACGAACTATTTGCCCCTGTTTGTTTTGGGCAGTGTGGGACTCCAACTGGTGATTCTGGTGTTTTTGGTTGTCCAAGTCGGTGCCCTCAGCCGTCTGAGTCGCCAAGCCGCTCCCACTTTGGTGCAAATGCAGGATGGTCAGGCCATCCGGGTCGGGACGATGGCGGCTCAAGACCGCACTCCAGAAACCATCCGGCGTTTTGTCAACGACACCTTGGTGTTGATGTTCAACTGGAGCGGCAGCCTCCCGGCGGCGACTGCCGAAGATGCTCAACAACCTCAGCCCGATCCAGGACTCCCGGTAGAAATGGAGCGTGGTAAAGGGCAGGTGACCACCGCCAGTTGGCAAGCCAGCTTTGCCTTTTCCGAAGACTTCCGTCAGGACTTTCTCAAACGAGTTGCCGAGTTGACGCCACCAGGGGTTTTCAGCGGTACGACCCAGGTGGTGATGGTGGTCAACCATGTCTCTGAACCTGTCGTAGTCGGTGAGGGGCGCTGGCAAGTGGATGTCGTGGCTCACCTCTATATCTTTGATGAAACCAATGCTCTGGGAGAGGCGATTCCCTTTAACCGCGAGGTGTTTGTAGAAGCCGTCACGGCCCCAGCGGTTCCCGAGGGCGAGACGCCGTTGGAGCAGGCCATCTACGGCATTCGTCAGGCGGGGCTGCAAATCTATGCCATCCGTGAACTTAATCGCGAGGACTTGCCATGAGTACCCCTGATAATTTGTGGGATGAACAGGAAATGGCGGATCTGGTGGGCTTGCAGCTCCCGGACCAAGCAGCGGCGGCTTCGGAAACGGAGTCGGCTCCGCTAGCTACTAACAATGGTCACGTCTCTGACCCTGGACCGCTGTTAGACCCGGAAGACCTGGATGAGTCCGCTGCCGTCGGCGCTACTCAAAAATCGGGGCGATCACTTGCTGCTAATCCTTTCACGAAACTGGGTGTGGTGGCCGCAGGAACGGGCTTAGTGATTGGCGTGCTCGCGGTATTCACCAGCGGCGTCATGAATCAGGGCGATTCTCCACCCGTAGAGGAGACACAAGCCGATTTTGCTGAACCGATGGTGGCAGCAGAGGAATCAGCGGCAGACGATCGCGGACAACTGCTGACCGATTTAGCGATGGGGCAACAACAAGCGGAATTGGAAGCTTTGGCGCAAGAAGAACCTATCGCTCGACCAGAACCAGAACCTGAGGCGCTTCAGGAAACGCCACAATTTTCATCACCGCCGCGACCCGCTGCGCGATCTCCCCAACCGGTTGTTCAGCGTTCAGCCCCACCCCCTCGTTCAACCCCTATCCCTCGGGCCAGCGCTGCCCAGCCAACGCCAGCGGTAACGCCTCCCGAGCCAGAAGGGGAGCCGATGGAGCAGTGGATGGCCTTGTCTCAGGTTGGCAGCTATCGCCAGGGGACAGCCTCATCCCTTCAGGCTCCTGACCAACTCCCCACCCATAATTCAGTCGATGGCTCCCCAGCTATTCAGTCAGCCGAGCCACAACAGATTCCTATTGGACTCACTCCCGCTACTGCCGCTTTGCCCTGGCCAGCGATCAACCATGCCGAAGAAGCCGCCATTCTGCAGGAGCAACCGCTTCCCTCATCATCAGTAGTGCTCATCACGGGCACTCAAGCCACCGCTGTTTTGGAAACGCCCTTGATTTGGGCAGCGGCGACAGAAACAGAAACGCCTCAGTTCGTAGTGAAACTGACAGAGCCGTTGTTGACCCCTGAGGAAGCAATTGGTCTACCAGCAGAAACGGCATTGGTTGTGCGGGTGGACTCGGTCGATGAGAGTGGTTTGGCTCAACTAGCTGTCGTTTCGTTCATTCAGGACGATCGCGAGGTGGCACTCCCCACTGGTGCAATTCAACTGCGAGGGTTGGAGGGGACGCCCCTGATTGCGCAAAAGTACGGCGACCCTGGCAGCGACATCGCTCGGATGGATCTGAATATGGCGGCAATGTCCGGAGTATCTCGGGTTGCTGAGCTGATCAATCGGCCCCAATCTTCCTCAGTGATTAGCAATGCTGGGGGCAGCACCATCACCCAAGAAGCCGGAGACCCCAACATTCTGGCTGGCCTGCTCGAAGGGGCCTTTGGCCAATTGAGCGAACAGATGGCAGAGCGGAATCAAGCGGCCCTGGAGGAAATTCTCAATCGGCCCACCATCTGGTATCTCCCGCCCGGACTGGAAGTCGAAGTGTACATCAATCAAACGGTGACACTATGAACAGACGATGCCTTCCCTGGCTATTTATCGGGACGATTGCTGTCAGCGGCTTGCCCATCCTATCCGCTCAGGCGCAGTCTGTGGTGACGATTTCGGCAGACCGGGCTCAAGGGCTCATCGGTGTGACGCCGGTCGTCCATCTCTGGTCAGGCTATGGCACGAACCTCAGCTTCCTGCCCACGAATGAACACATTGTGCAGGTGTGGATCGATGATCCCGCTCGGGTGGCCCTGGACTTTGACGAGCCGCTGTGTTCTGCCGTTGCTGAATCAGATTGTGTCTCGGGCAATCCCTCAGTCATTCACCTACGGCGAATTCAGGGCTTGGACTTCGAGCACTTGCCTAGCGCTAGCGGCACCTTGCTCACCGTCATTACTGAGACGACAAATGGCGACCGCCACCTCTACAAATTTCGCATCGAATTTGGCGATGGCGAGCCAAGCTACCACACCGTTGCCGTCCAGGCGTCGTCGCCCATTCATTCGCTGTTGGGTCCTGGCGACGTACGGCGAGGCTTAGCAATTGCGGCATCGAGAGACCTGATTCATCCCGAACAGGATTTGTGGCAGCGTCTACAAACCTTTTTAGATCTCACTCAGGAAGGTCTAGAGATTCCAGTGGCAGCAGAGCAGGCCGGAGTTTCCCTAGACCTGATTACTCAACTCGCAGAGTGGGGAGCCCGGGCTCGCGATGATCCGCCGCTGACTTCAACTGACCGTTAGTCCTTCATTCAAGTTAAGGCCATGAACTCTTCTATTTTCAGGCGCAGACGCCTCGGGTGGTCTGTGATGGGATTGCTTGTCTTTATTTTCGCGATCGCCCTGCATCTTTGGCCCCTTGCGCCCGCTCAATCCAGCACTCAGCCGGGCTCACCCGTCCCGGTTATTCAGGATCAGATGCTGGGCATCAAGCCTAACTGGGCGCAAATCACCTTGCGATCGCTCCCCGCCATTTTGGCATCGGGTTCGTTTGAAGCCCCGACTGACCTGATTCGCGAGTTGGGCTACGATCCCTCTCGCCTCTGGCAGGCCGGACAGACTGCCGATGAATACATGCTGCTGGGTGATTTCCAGGACAGCTTTCAACTACAGCGGTTTTCGCTGGCTGACATTGGGGCTGTCGTCGGTCTGGATGGGGAGGCGCTCAGGCTAGCCGATTTGGCGTTGGTCAGTTGGCAGACGATTGCGGATTTGGTGCAGGCCATTCCGGATCTCGCCGATTTACCCGTCCCAGCCGTGCAGCCGATCGCCGATCTCCTCCAGGACCAACTTGACGTCCCGACGACGATTGCCGATGTGGTTCAAAACGAAGTCTGGGCAGAACTGAGTCTGGGAGAACTCAACCTGGAGCAGTATGACTTGAGCACTATTCCAGGACTAATCGACGCTCCCCTAGAAACCTTTCAAGATTGGCAGCAATCGGTCATCGACCAGATTCCTGGACTAGCCGATGTCCCCTTCGCCAATTTTCCCAATCCCATCGTCGAGCAGGGCGTGGTGGTGGGGATGGTGGATGTGGTGTTTGGTCCGGCGGAGGGAGATCGGACGAACACCATTAGCGGCAGCTACGTGGAAGGATTCAACGTGCCCTGTCAGACTGATTGCGCCCATTTGGAAATGAGTCAACCGGAACTGGTGAAAGGTACCCAGTGGATTTCCGGCAAGTATCAGCAAGTCCAAGGGGGACGAGGCACTTTAGCTTCGGCTAACGGTGGTTTAGAGCCCACGGGCCGTCATCCCTTTGGCAATGCCTTCAAGGTTGCCGTGCTAGAAACTGATGAGGCTTCCGGCACCGCTGAAGCGGGACTCTACTTTCGCATGTGTGTCCGCAATGCCTTTGTGGACTTGGGCTGTACGCCTTACTTTATCGGGCCGATTCCCTGGCTGCCTATTCAAGAAGAAGGTATGGTTTTT
Protein-coding regions in this window:
- a CDS encoding TrbI/VirB10 family protein; its protein translation is MSTPDNLWDEQEMADLVGLQLPDQAAAASETESAPLATNNGHVSDPGPLLDPEDLDESAAVGATQKSGRSLAANPFTKLGVVAAGTGLVIGVLAVFTSGVMNQGDSPPVEETQADFAEPMVAAEESAADDRGQLLTDLAMGQQQAELEALAQEEPIARPEPEPEALQETPQFSSPPRPAARSPQPVVQRSAPPPRSTPIPRASAAQPTPAVTPPEPEGEPMEQWMALSQVGSYRQGTASSLQAPDQLPTHNSVDGSPAIQSAEPQQIPIGLTPATAALPWPAINHAEEAAILQEQPLPSSSVVLITGTQATAVLETPLIWAAATETETPQFVVKLTEPLLTPEEAIGLPAETALVVRVDSVDESGLAQLAVVSFIQDDREVALPTGAIQLRGLEGTPLIAQKYGDPGSDIARMDLNMAAMSGVSRVAELINRPQSSSVISNAGGSTITQEAGDPNILAGLLEGAFGQLSEQMAERNQAALEEILNRPTIWYLPPGLEVEVYINQTVTL
- a CDS encoding M23 family metallopeptidase, yielding MGLLVFIFAIALHLWPLAPAQSSTQPGSPVPVIQDQMLGIKPNWAQITLRSLPAILASGSFEAPTDLIRELGYDPSRLWQAGQTADEYMLLGDFQDSFQLQRFSLADIGAVVGLDGEALRLADLALVSWQTIADLVQAIPDLADLPVPAVQPIADLLQDQLDVPTTIADVVQNEVWAELSLGELNLEQYDLSTIPGLIDAPLETFQDWQQSVIDQIPGLADVPFANFPNPIVEQGVVVGMVDVVFGPAEGDRTNTISGSYVEGFNVPCQTDCAHLEMSQPELVKGTQWISGKYQQVQGGRGTLASANGGLEPTGRHPFGNAFKVAVLETDEASGTAEAGLYFRMCVRNAFVDLGCTPYFIGPIPWLPIQEEGMVFLGQIKEGLSTTDSAEVAAAKGIDPQTGEPSPTPTPVAKTSSSPGIATGGFINPAPGYPITSSFGYRTHPIHGDRRLHTGTDLGTPNGTIIRAADGGQVTFAGVSGSLTSGYGRLVIVDHGNGWESYYAHLQGFFVRQGDIIAQGDPVGRANSSGSSTGPHLHFEIRQNGQPQNPMNYLS